The following coding sequences are from one Chaetodon trifascialis isolate fChaTrf1 chromosome 24, fChaTrf1.hap1, whole genome shotgun sequence window:
- the fbxo3 gene encoding F-box only protein 3 isoform X1 has protein sequence MAASSELRMDHLPSDPLLHILSFLSFRDLIHCSYVSRRLNDLSKHNPLWKTLCSKHWLLTDADRLQSGVSWYSLFKQYYRDLGRYIQYYPVLKRAWEQLKSFLQQRCPRMIASLKEGATEVELNDIEAQISCRLPDDYRCSYRIHNGQKLVIPGLMGSMSLSNHYRSEVLLDVETAAGGFQQRKGMRRCLPLTFCFHTGLSQYMALEPAEGRRMFESFYPCPDQTAQDPSAIDMFITGSCFLEWFTTYVHNVVTGEYPIIRDQIFRYVHDKGCVATTGDITVSVSTSFLPELSSVHPPHFFFTYRIRIEMSSGASPEAACQLDSRYWKITTSDGNVEEVQGPGVVGEFPVMTPGKVHEYASCTTFSTPSEYMEGHYTFHRLANKEEVFHVAIPRFHMVCPPFREPVVRTQKASTSFTPRLDDHDDDGEYCDGDGDDFGDLRGINMAALEGAWCPRHI, from the exons ATGGCGGCTTCCTCAGAGTTACGGATGGATCACCTCCCTTCAGACCCGCTGCTGCACATTTTATCCTTCCTGAGCTTCAGAGACCTGATCCA TTGTAGTTATGTCAGCAGGAGGCTCAATGACTTGTCCAAACACAACCCGCTGTGGAAAACCCTCTGCTCCAAACACTGGCTGCTGACAGA tgcgGACCGGCTGCAGAGCGGTGTGTCCTGGTACTCTCTGTTCAAACAGTACTACAGGGACCTGGGCCGCTACATCCAGTACTACCCGGTCCTGAAGAGAGCCTgggagcagctgaagagctTCCTGCAGCAGAGGTGTCCTCGCATGATCGCGTCCCTCAAAG AGGGCGCCACAGAGGTGGAGCTTAACGACATCGAGGCTCAGATCAGCTGCAGACTCCCAGACGACTACCGCTGCTCGTACCGCATCCACAACGGACAGAAGCTGGTGATCCCAGG GCTGATGGGCAGCATGTCCCTGTCCAACCACTACCGGTCGGAGGTGCTGCTGGACGTGGAGACGGCGGCCGGAGGTTTCCAGCAGAGGAAGGGGATGAGACGCTGCCTGCCGCTCACCTTCTGCTTCCACACCGGACTCAGCCAGTACATGGCCCTGGAGCCGGCGGAGGGACGCAGGATGTTCGAGAGCTTCTACCCCTGCCCC GATCAGACGGCTCAGGATCCGTCAGCCATCGACATGTTCATCACAG gttCCTGTTTCCTGGAGTGGTTCACGACCTACGTCCACAACGTGGTCACAGGGGAATATCCAATCATCAGAGACCAGATCTTCAG GTATGTGCACGATAAGGGCTGCGTGGCGACCACCGGTGACATCACCGTCTCTGTTTCTACCTCCTTCCTGCCAGAGCTTTCCTCCGTCCATCCACCGCACTTCTTCTTCACGTACCGCATCAG aatAGAGATGTCGAGCGGCGCCTCGCCTGAAGCTGCCTGTCAGCTCGACAGCCGCTACTGGAAAATCACCACCTCTGACGGCAACGTGGAGGAAGTCCAGGGACCCGGCGTGGTTG gagagTTTCCGGTCATGACACCTGGAAAAGTCCACGAGTACGCCAGCTGCACCACCTTCTCCACCCCGTCAGAGTACATGGAGGGTCACTACACCTTCCACAGACTGG CCAATAAAGAGGAAGTTTTCCACGTGGCCATCCCTCGCTTCCACATGGTCTGTCCTCCCTTCAGAGAGCCGGTGGTTCGAACG CAGAAGGCGTCGACCAGTTTCACGCCTCGCCTCGACGACCACGACGATGACGGCGAGTACTGCGACGGAGACGGCGATGACTTCGGCGACCTGAGAGGAATCAACATGGCTGCCTTAGAGGGAGCGTGGTGCCCTCGACacatctga
- the fbxo3 gene encoding F-box only protein 3 isoform X2 produces the protein MAASSELRMDHLPSDPLLHILSFLSFRDLIHCSYVSRRLNDLSKHNPLWKTLCSKHWLLTDADRLQSGVSWYSLFKQYYRDLGRYIQYYPVLKRAWEQLKSFLQQRCPRMIASLKEGATEVELNDIEAQISCRLPDDYRCSYRIHNGQKLVIPGLMGSMSLSNHYRSEVLLDVETAAGGFQQRKGMRRCLPLTFCFHTGLSQYMALEPAEGRRMFESFYPCPDQTAQDPSAIDMFITGSCFLEWFTTYVHNVVTGEYPIIRDQIFRYVHDKGCVATTGDITVSVSTSFLPELSSVHPPHFFFTYRIRIEMSSGASPEAACQLDSRYWKITTSDGNVEEVQGPGVVGEFPVMTPGKVHEYASCTTFSTPSEYMEGHYTFHRLANKEEVFHVAIPRFHMVCPPFREPVVRTKASTSFTPRLDDHDDDGEYCDGDGDDFGDLRGINMAALEGAWCPRHI, from the exons ATGGCGGCTTCCTCAGAGTTACGGATGGATCACCTCCCTTCAGACCCGCTGCTGCACATTTTATCCTTCCTGAGCTTCAGAGACCTGATCCA TTGTAGTTATGTCAGCAGGAGGCTCAATGACTTGTCCAAACACAACCCGCTGTGGAAAACCCTCTGCTCCAAACACTGGCTGCTGACAGA tgcgGACCGGCTGCAGAGCGGTGTGTCCTGGTACTCTCTGTTCAAACAGTACTACAGGGACCTGGGCCGCTACATCCAGTACTACCCGGTCCTGAAGAGAGCCTgggagcagctgaagagctTCCTGCAGCAGAGGTGTCCTCGCATGATCGCGTCCCTCAAAG AGGGCGCCACAGAGGTGGAGCTTAACGACATCGAGGCTCAGATCAGCTGCAGACTCCCAGACGACTACCGCTGCTCGTACCGCATCCACAACGGACAGAAGCTGGTGATCCCAGG GCTGATGGGCAGCATGTCCCTGTCCAACCACTACCGGTCGGAGGTGCTGCTGGACGTGGAGACGGCGGCCGGAGGTTTCCAGCAGAGGAAGGGGATGAGACGCTGCCTGCCGCTCACCTTCTGCTTCCACACCGGACTCAGCCAGTACATGGCCCTGGAGCCGGCGGAGGGACGCAGGATGTTCGAGAGCTTCTACCCCTGCCCC GATCAGACGGCTCAGGATCCGTCAGCCATCGACATGTTCATCACAG gttCCTGTTTCCTGGAGTGGTTCACGACCTACGTCCACAACGTGGTCACAGGGGAATATCCAATCATCAGAGACCAGATCTTCAG GTATGTGCACGATAAGGGCTGCGTGGCGACCACCGGTGACATCACCGTCTCTGTTTCTACCTCCTTCCTGCCAGAGCTTTCCTCCGTCCATCCACCGCACTTCTTCTTCACGTACCGCATCAG aatAGAGATGTCGAGCGGCGCCTCGCCTGAAGCTGCCTGTCAGCTCGACAGCCGCTACTGGAAAATCACCACCTCTGACGGCAACGTGGAGGAAGTCCAGGGACCCGGCGTGGTTG gagagTTTCCGGTCATGACACCTGGAAAAGTCCACGAGTACGCCAGCTGCACCACCTTCTCCACCCCGTCAGAGTACATGGAGGGTCACTACACCTTCCACAGACTGG CCAATAAAGAGGAAGTTTTCCACGTGGCCATCCCTCGCTTCCACATGGTCTGTCCTCCCTTCAGAGAGCCGGTGGTTCGAACG AAGGCGTCGACCAGTTTCACGCCTCGCCTCGACGACCACGACGATGACGGCGAGTACTGCGACGGAGACGGCGATGACTTCGGCGACCTGAGAGGAATCAACATGGCTGCCTTAGAGGGAGCGTGGTGCCCTCGACacatctga
- the LOC139351959 gene encoding transcriptional repressor CTCF-like: MSVIVQTRGEVGGGVAAHLQCPLCGHFSKSHAHQLSHVAASHPTRLDDVAVGRLGNILMYQSTARLFHCSDCFYTSRDFTKLYKHIISKHCMDEREAGGDDGSERGEEKAGEEEEGEEERKKGTLKRKRSCEAEEEEDDGDGASLRTVSVKAEGEGHDGVLMFDGAGYRCLICGWKNKLKGLGINHVVRKHNIPKAYATQAIRRDAAAAKQTQSGGPEEEEAAGLSGELLKEEMEATAKVVRFSSNRFICLICGWKTKLKGFAISHVVRSHDVERPYSCKDCKRSFFLPSRLQQHVRAAHRPGRYACPFCCFRSHFLGGFRRHCSRCNAREEEEGEEGGEVGGEVGEAGEVGGEAEEDEEEGEERKERRGARKRTGRVIKEEEVDDDDDDDE, encoded by the exons ATGTCTGTCATCGTTCAGACTCGCGGTGAAGTGGGCGGCGGCGTTGCGGCTCACCTCCAGTGCCCCCTCTGTGGCCATTTCTCCAAGAGCCACGCCCACCAGCTGTCCCACGTGGCAGCGTCTCACCCCACCCGCCTGGACGACGTGGCGGTCGGTCGCCTCGGCAACATCTTGATGTACCAGAGCACCGCCCGGCTGTTCCACTGCTCCGACTGCTTCTACACCAGCCGAGACTTCACCAAGCTGTACAAGCACATCATCTCCAAACACTGCATGGACGAGAGGGAGGCGGGAGGAGACGACGGGAgcgagaggggggaggagaaggcgggagaggaggaggaaggagaggaggagaggaagaagggcactctgaaaagaaagaggagctgcgaggctgaggaggaggaagacgatgGAGATGGCGCCTCCCTGAGGACGGTGTCAGTCAAAGCAGAGGGCGAAGGACACGACGGCGTGCTGATGTTCGACGGCGCCGGTTACCGCTGCCTGATCTGCGGCTGGAAGAACAAGCTGAAAGGTCTGGGGATCAACCACGTGGTGCGCAAGCACAACATCCCCAAAGCGTACGCCACCCAGGCCATCAGACGGGATGCCGCCGCCGCCAAGCAGACGCAGAGCGGCGggccggaggaggaggaggcggccgGGCTGAGCGgggagctgctgaaggaggagatggaggccACGGCCAAAGTGGTCCGCTTCAGCTCCAACCGCTTCATCTGTCTGATCTGCGGCTGGAAGACCAAACTCAAAG GTTTCGCCATCAGTCACGTGGTGCGCAGCCACGACGTGGAGCGTCCCTACAGCTGCAAAGACTGCAAGCGCTCCTTCTTCCTGCCCAGCCGGCTGCAGCAGCACGTCAGGGCGGCTCATCGGCCCGGACGCTACGCCTGCcccttctgctgcttcaggtcGCACTTCCTGGGAGGCTTCAGGAGGCACTGCAGCCGCTGCAACGcccgggaggaggaggagggggaggaggggggagaggtgggaggggaggtgggggaagcgggagaggtgggaggggaggccgaggaggacgaggaggagggagaggagaggaaggagaggagaggagcgaggaaAAGAACGGGGAGGGTGattaaggaggaggaggtggatgatgatgatgatgatgatgagtga